The region GGTGACAGGCACGGACACGCCCACGGCCCGCATCATCCCAAATCATACCGATCGGTCTGTCCCGCCCGGCCGCAACCTGGTCGTGCGCGTTATTGGAGCCAGTGGCCGGCTGAAAGACGGAACAGTCTACACATTCCTCCTGGGAACGACGATGCGACCCGTCGAACAAGATATGCAGGAGCTGTGGAAATCCGCTGCATGGGCTGGGCCCATCGCTTTCCTGTTCATTGTCCTGGCCGGTCTCATCGCGGCCAGTCTCGCTTTGCACCCGGTCGCCGAGTCGATGCGCCGGCTGGAGCAGTTCACCGGCGATGCTGGGCACGAACTGCGAACTCCACTCAGCTCCATCCGCCTCAACGCGCAGGTCGCACTGAACCAGGATGAGCAACCCGAGGACTTCCGCAGGCATCTCACAGCCATCGCATCACAGGCCGAGCGCTCCACGCACCTCTCGGAGTCGCTGCTCCTGCTGGCACGTCTCGACCGCGACCAGTCTTCCCCGCTGGCCCCCGTCCAGCTGCTGGACATCTGGACCGACCTGCACAGCGCGCATGCCGAGACCTTGAACGCGAAGTCGGTGAAGCTGCAGGCGCCAGAAACAGAGGTGACCCTCGTGACCAATCGCGAGTTGCTGACCGTCGCCTTGGACAACCTGGTGGAGAACGCCATCCGCTATGCGCCCGACGGGACAACCGTCGCCATCACTGCTCAGCGAACCGAAGATACGGTGACCATCGCCGTCACCGACCAGGGCCCCGGCATGCCGCCTGAGGCGCTACCCCACATCTGGGACCGCTTCACCCGCGTCGACCCCAGTCGAAGCCGGGAGTCCGGGGGCAACGGCCTGGGCCTGGCAATCGTCCGCAAGTCAGTGGAAGCCATGCACGGCCATGTCGCCGTCACGAGCGAGGTCGGTAAGGGCAGCACATTCTCCATCATCCTGCCGGCGGGAACTGATAGCGTCTAGTCGTATGCCAGGCGGATCTCCTCGGTGGCAAGCGTGGGCTGGATGAGCTCCTGCCACACGGGAGACTGCCAGGAACCCAACGCGTCGTGGATCTTGAAGTACTTCTGAGGGATGGGGTGGGTTCCGACGACGACAGGGATGCCATATTGCTCCTGGATGAACCGTCGGAACTCGTCGATCCGCGCGCACGGCGGGTAGCCGACGAGCATGCCGGTGGCAAGGTGGATGACGGTCACCCCGTTCTTCTTCATCTCGGCGGGAGCGTATTCGATGTTGCCCCCGGGACACCCGCCGCACGTGGTACAGCCGACGAGTTCTACTTCTTTCCCCACGTAGATGCTGAACGCCCCCTCACGGTCCCTCAAGGCGCGCAGGCATTTGCCAGCCGCGCAGGTATGGTATCTGTTGCACATGATCATCCCAACACGCACGATTTCGCCGCTCATCGAACCTCCTCATCACACAGAACAGATCCAACAGTAAGTCTAGCCACATTCGGTCCCGCAGGCCAGATCAAAGTACCAATCTCCTTGACCAACAGCCGATTCGGAATACCATGGGAGCATAGCGCAACATGCGTCACGCTTACTGCGTTATGCACTATGAGTATTGGCGACGGCAAGATTCGAATGAGTGGAGGTGTGCAATGGTTGGAAACCCTTTTGTGCTCGGACTCGTGCGCGGCCCGGATCTGTGCGACCGGAAGCATGAACTTGAAGACCTCTGCAGTCGCGCTCAGAACGGTCACAACGTCATCCTGGTGTCCCCCAGACAATACGGCAAGTCGTCGCTTGTCCTCGAGGCGCAGGAACAGTTGCGGGCCTCTGGTTTTCTCACAGTCTATGTGGACCTCCTCGCGATAGCTTCCGATAGTGATGTGCCGCGGAAGCTTGCAGCGGCCCTGGTGACCGACCTTGGCCGGGGCGCCGACCCCGTCACCTTGGCGAAGCGTGTCAAGAACCTGTTTTCGCGCATCGTCCCCTCCATCGACCTTACTCCCACGGGAGCGACCGTCTCTATCGGTCTTGCTCAGGATGCCGACCCAATCGTGCTGCTTACCGACGTGCTCGACAGCATGTACCGGTACGTCGAACGACAGAAGGTCCGCGCATGTGTTGTCCTCGACGAGTTCCAGGAAATCGGAAGACTGCCTGGCTCACGGACTATCGAGGCTACCTTCCGTTCCTATCTGCAGGACCGTCGCAACATATCCTTCTTCTTTGTGGGCAGCCGGCGGCAAGCACTGACCGAGATGTTCACTCGCGCAAGACCTCTGTACCAGACGGCGTACCTCACGCCTCTCGAGAGAATTCCACGTGAGGACTTTGTCCCATACATCACGGAACGCTTCGACCGTACTGGCAAGAAGTGCTCACCAGAGACGGCCGGCCTTATCTACGACCGCGTGGATGGATACCCCGCATACGTGCAGCGGCTCGCTGGCGCTGCATGGGACTTGTCGAGTCTGACGTGCACGAAAGAGAAGATCGAAAACGCATATGGCAGTCTGCTTACAGTGGCAGGCGTCGAGTTCGGCTCTACCTGGATCAGCCTACCACTTGGGCAACGAACACTCCTGCAGGCGCTGGCGGCAGAATCCACGACCCAGCTGACATCCGCCGATTACCTGCGACGACATGGCCTAGTTGCCAGCACGGTACAGCGGGCCATCAAGCCCCTGCTCGAGCTCGATCTCGTAGAACGCACCCCCGCGACGGGACGCTTCTTCGTCGTAGACCCAATGTTGGCCGCGTGGGTATCCCGTTCGCCAGCAATCGAACTGAAATAACAGACACTTCCTGTGGTTTGCTGTTCATGACGCATAGTGCGTTACGCATCATGCGTTTTCCTCTACGGTACTCCGGCGGCAGTACACGTCCTTTCGGAATACTAATGTCACCCACGCTCTGCATGCAGAAGCCCTAGTGCAGGATCCTGCACTAGGGCTTCTGACGTCTTTCAGGAACTACGTTGCGGCTTTCGAGTTACTGGACCTTCAGGATCCTCACCCTTGAGGGGTGGCAGGCTTCGCGGGCGCAGCAGTGACCGTCGATGTCGTCGCGACATATTCCGCCAGTACTTCGGTGACTGTTGCGAAGGACGGCATCTGGACGTCTTCGACGTGGCCAGTGTCGGCCTGCCGGGTGACCTCAGAGTCGATGGGAAGCCGCGCAAGGATAGGAGCGCCGATGTGGTCGGCCAGCTCCTGCGCGTGGCTGGGCCCGAACAGCTCAAATGCCTCACCACAGTGGGGACACGTGGCCGTCGCCATGTTCTCGACGATGCCTAGAATCGGCTTGCGCATCTGCTTCGCCAAGCCTGCAGCCTTCTCGACGATCATACTCGCCAGCTCCTGTGGCGTCGTGACCATGAGGATGCCATCGACCGGCAGAGACTGGAACGCCGTCAGGGGGACGTCGGCCGTTCCGGGCGGCAGGTCTACGATGAGGACGTCCAGGTCTCCCCACGCCACGTCCGTCCAGAACTGCTTGATGGCTGATGTGAGCAAGGGGCCGCGCCAGATGACCGGCTGGCCGGAGTCATCCAGAAACAGGTTCATGGAGATGGTCTTGATATCGGTCGCCGTCTCGGGCGGGATGATCCCGACCATCGAGGACTCAGGCCGCGCGGTCATGCCGAAGAGACGTGGAATGGACGGCCCTGTGATGTCTGCATCCATGATGCCTACCTTCAGTCCGCGACGTGCCAGCTCGACTGCGGCCATGGCGGAGACAAGAGACTTGCCTACGCCGCCCTTGCCGCTGGCGACCGCGAGCACGTGCCGCACGTGGTTGACCTGTGAGGTCAAGCTCTCATTGTCAGCCGTTGCCATGCCCTTCTCCTTCGTGATGACAGCCATGGAGCTGTCCGGTGACATTCACAAGACTTCCCGTCCGGTAGGCCTCGACAATCTCGTCCAGACTGCTCCTGTCGGTCTGCATGACCTTGAGGCCCGCTGTGAGGAGCGCGTCCATGGCCCCTCCGCCCATGCCACCTGCAATGACGGTGTCACAGCCATGTGCGGCGTCGGCGAGACGCTTGTGCACCTCTTCGTGCGGGAGCCCGCTGTCCAGAGCAGCGTCGCCACAAACGTGAGCAAACTTGTCCCTCAGCTCGGTGGCAGTCACCTCACCGTCCGTGATCTCGACGACCTTGTAATAGTGGGCGCGGCCGAAGTGCTGGCAAAGGGTCGTGCCATCGTCGGTCGGTAGTGCGATTCGCGTAACCATCCTGGTACCTCCTGTTTTCTCTTCCTGCTGTCTGTGGACTGGTATGGCGTTCATGTCTGCGTCCCACGCCCTCGCGACCGTCAGCAGCTGTCCGCCGACGAGCGATGCAACGACCTTGCGGCGGGCGCCCGCAAGAATGCGATGGAACGTACTCTGGGAGATGTCCATAAGGTGTGCCGCTTCCGTCTGATCCAGACCCAGCAGGTCGCTGAGACGCAATGCCTCCATCTCGTCAGCCCCAAGGACATGCAACGTCCCTGCGGCCTCCGGACAGGAGGGCTGCGCTCCGTCATACAAACCGCACCTGCGGGCAACCTGTCGTCTGGGCATGTCATCTCCTCGTACGAAATGAATATATATTCATTTCATTGGAATGTCAACCTCTGTGAGGAGACCGACACCCGTGCATCTTGTAGCAGGGCTCACGCACCGGACGGCGAAACGAAAACCCCCGGGGAAACATCCCGGGGGTACAACTGTCAGAGACGGAAAGAATCAGCCTGCGATGCAGCTGCCGGTGACGACACCGCGCATACCCTGACCGGCGCCGTTGCCACCTGATCCTTGCCCAACTCCGCGACCGCCGCGGCCAGTCCCCTGTCCAATCCCGGTACCGCCGGCAAGAACATTCTCAAAAGCGGGCTGGTGTCTGTTGACAGAAGCTGCTTTCAGGTTGGCGAAGACCTGCAGGATGTCCTGGTTGTCGACGACCTTGACCAGTTTCTCATACAGAGCAATGTCCTCTTTCTCTACCGTGACGCCGAGCTTGAGAGCATCTTCCATTGTGGTGATGCCTGCTATCAGGGTGCTGGTGCGTGCAGCCTGTGTGTCGGCAGGAACTGCGAGCTGGTACTTGGTGAACAGGGCCGTCAAGGCTGCGACGTGCTGTTCTTCAGACTTCACGATGCTGGTGAAGGGACGAATGCTGCCAAGCTTTGCAATAACTGCGGTGTAGACGTCACGCGCCAGATACTCCTCCTGCAACGTCTCCACCAGTGCGTCCTTCTCGGTCTGAGACAACGCCTCGACGGGCAGGTTGGCGATCGTCGTACAGGTGGCAGCCGGAGTGGTGCGCCGAGCACCTCCGTATGCAGATGCGACACCAGCACCGGAACCAACCAGAACTGCGACTGCCAGAACTGCTACTAGTATTCTCTTCATATACGTTCTCCTTGTGTGTGGTCTCGGGGAAGCTTCCCTTCCGGAAGCATCTCCTGAGTGTAGTACACCGCGGTCCCGCAGTTCGTACTCACACAATGGTCACAAAGCGACACAGTGTAGTCATAGAGCTGGTTGTACTGAACATGTGCGTCAATTGCTATTCCTTGACATTACGCCCCGAAAGGAGAGAACCTTCCGGGGCGGCCTTTGTCTGGATACCTACAGCGCGGCTATGGGTTAGTCGCCAGTGCAGCG is a window of Coprothermobacter sp. DNA encoding:
- a CDS encoding CGGC domain-containing protein: MSGEIVRVGMIMCNRYHTCAAGKCLRALRDREGAFSIYVGKEVELVGCTTCGGCPGGNIEYAPAEMKKNGVTVIHLATGMLVGYPPCARIDEFRRFIQEQYGIPVVVGTHPIPQKYFKIHDALGSWQSPVWQELIQPTLATEEIRLAYD
- a CDS encoding ATP-binding protein, giving the protein MSPDSSMAVITKEKGMATADNESLTSQVNHVRHVLAVASGKGGVGKSLVSAMAAVELARRGLKVGIMDADITGPSIPRLFGMTARPESSMVGIIPPETATDIKTISMNLFLDDSGQPVIWRGPLLTSAIKQFWTDVAWGDLDVLIVDLPPGTADVPLTAFQSLPVDGILMVTTPQELASMIVEKAAGLAKQMRKPILGIVENMATATCPHCGEAFELFGPSHAQELADHIGAPILARLPIDSEVTRQADTGHVEDVQMPSFATVTEVLAEYVATTSTVTAAPAKPATPQG